From the Finegoldia magna ATCC 29328 genome, the window GAGATAGCGACAAAGTTCAAATAGGAGACAAGGCAATTGCTATCGGTAATCCACTTGGATTGGATTTGCAATCAACATTGACTAGTGGATATATTTCTGGAAAAGATAGAACAATCACTTTACAAAATGGCTTACAAATGGACGGATTGATGCAAACAGACGCAGCTATCAACTCAGGTAACAGTGGTGGTGGACTTTTCGATCAAGAAGGTAAATTAATTGGTATAAATACTGCAAAAGCTTCTGCAGAAGGAATCGGATTTACTATTCCAATCAATGTGGCAAAGTCTATTGTTGATAATATTATTACAGGTGGATCTTTTGATGGAGTTAAGTTGGGAATTAGTGGTGTTGATGTCAAGACTTTCCAACAAGCTACTGGTCAAAAATTATCCATTGACAAGGGAATTTATGTAGTAGAAGTTGTAAAAGGATCTTCTGCACAAAAAGCTGGCGTTACTAGAGGAGATATCATAACGAAAGTAAATGGTAAACAAATCAATACGATGAGTTCTTTGAAGAAGGTATTGCTTGAAGTTAGACCGAAACAAAAAGGCAAAATTACAGTATACAGAGATGGTAGTACAAAAGATTTGGATATTGAATTTAGTACTTTAGAACAAAAATAAGTTATCACGTTTTTTCCTTCCTTAATTTGCGTGAGATTTGAAATATATAAATTTGAAAGCGGTAGTGAGAGCTATCGCTTTTAAATTGTAAAAAACAAGAAAAATGAAAAAAACTATAAATTTCAAATTTTTCTGTTTTGCTATTTACACAATGAATTAATTAGTATAAAATATGGGAAGGTTGAGGAGGATAGAAATTTGAAGCAAATTTATTCTGTAAAAATGATTTTGAAATACAAGACAGATGTGTCGATATATGAAGAAGATATTGTTCTTATAGAAATGGAAAGCATCGATGAATTAAAAGACAAATGCTTGGAATATGTAGATTTGATCCAAGAAGATTTGAACGATCATGAATTTGTAGAATTGCATAAGATTGTGAATTGGAATTTATCTAATGAAAAATTTGATAGCTCTATGAATTTCAAAGAAGTATATTCCGAATTTATAGATGAAGACGAAATTGCATAGTAAAATAGTAGGCTTTTGCTTAAAGACTTAACTATTTTGCTATTTTCGTGTATAATATAGTAGGACATAAAATCTCTTATATATATATTTATTACATAACTGTAAGGAGGTTATTATGTCAAAAAATTTATTAACTATTAAAGACTTATCCGCTAGGGTAGGCGATAAAGAAATATTAAAAAACATAAATTTAAATATAAACTATGGTGAAGTTCACGTTATTATGGGGCCTAATGGTTCTGGTAAGTCAACTTTAGCCAATGTTATTTTGAACAATCCACAATATGAAACTACTTCAGGTGATATTTTACTTGATGGAGAAAGTATTATGGATTTATCAACGGATAAAAGAGCCAAAAAAGGTATTTTTATGTCTTTCCAAAATCCAATGGAAGTTTCAGGCATTAGTGTAGAAAATTTCATCAGAAGTGCAAAGATTGCAAAAACTGATGAAAATATAGGATTCTTAGAATTCAGAGAAGAACTGGAAGATAATATGGATATACTTGAATTTGATCATGGATATTCTTCCAGATATTTGAATGTCGGTTTTTCCGGTGGTGAAAAAAAGAAGAATGAAATTCTACAAATGTTAATGCTACAACCAAAATTAGCAATCCTTGATGAAACAGATTCTGGTCTTGATGTTGATGCGGTTAGAACTGTATCAAAGGGTGTAAGAGAATTCTTAAATGAAAATAATTCTGTTATTGTTATCACTCACCACAAGGAAATCTTAAAAGAAGTTAAACCAGATTTCGTTCATGTAATCATGGATGGTAGTATTGTAAAAGAAGGTTCTAGCGAACTTTTGGATCAAATTGAAGAAAAAGGATTCAATTGGATTAGAGAAGAGGTGAAATAATGGCACCTACAAAGAAGACTCAAGTTGATGAAATGGATAGAGGTATCTATGACATCAAGAATAAATTTACTTTTAGAAAGAAAACCGAAGAGGGTTTGACTCCTGAAATCGTAAGACAAATTTCAAAAGAAAAGAAAGAACCTCAATGGATGCTTGAAAAAAGATTAGAAGCTCTTGAAATTTTCTTTAATTCAGAAGATCCTGAATGGGGTCCTGATTTGAGTGTCGTTGATATGGATAAGGTCACAACATATATTAGACCTGATGCAGACATGTCTAGCGACTGGAATGAAGTTCCGGATGAAATCAGAGATACTTTTGATAAGTTAGGTATTCAAGAAGCTGAAAAAGAAATGATGTTAAGTGGGGTTGGTGCGCAATACGATAGTGAGGTTGTGTATCACAACATTCAACAATCTTTGGTTGACCAAGGAGTTATATATACAGATTTTGATACAGCTCTTAAAGAACATGAAGATATTGTTAAAAAATACTTTGCAAAATCAATCACACCGCGACTTCACAAATACGCTGCACTTCATTATGCGGTATGGTCAGGTGGATCATTTGTTTATGTTCCAAAAGGAGTAGATGTTAAGATTCCACTTCAAAGTTATTTTAGATTGAATGCTCCAGGAGCAGGTCAATTTGAACATACAATGATTATCGTAGAAGATGACAGTTATTGTCACTTCATCGAAGGTTGCTCAGCTCCAAAATACAACGCATTAAATGTACATGCGGGTGCAGTTGAAATATTTGTTGGAGAAAACTCTACTCTTAGATTTTCTACAATTGAAAACTGGTCACGTAATATGTACAATTTGAACTCAAAAAGAGCAATCATTGAAAAAAATGGTAAGGTTGAATGGGTTTCTGGTTCGTTCGGATCAGCAGTATCTATGCTTTATCCTTCAAGTGTCTTGAAGGGAGAAGGCGCAAGTAGTGAGTACACTGGTATTTCATTTGCAGGACGCGATCAAAACTTAGACACAGGCGCTGTTATGATTCACGCAGCTCCACATACTACAAGCTATGTAAACAGTAAGTCAATTTCTAAATCAGGAGGTATTAGTGTTTACAGAGGTTTGGTAGACATAAAAGAAAATGCTTACGATTCAAAATCATCAGTAAGCTGTGAATCGTTAATGTTAGATAACGAAAGTAGATCAGATACAATTCCGGTTGTTAAAATAGCGAATAAACATGTCGATTTAGGACATGAAGCATCTATCGGTAGGATAGATGATCAAGTTATTTTCTATTTGATGACAAGAGGTATTCCAGAAGAAGAAGCAAAATCAATGGTAGTTCGTGGATTTGCTGAACCAATAGCGAAGGAATTACCTATGGAATATGCGGTTGAGATGAATAATTTGATTAATCTTGAATTAGAAGGAAGCATAGGATAGGAGTTGTATATGGAACAAATTAAAGGAAATAGACTGGGATTTAAAACTTTCAAATATTTGAAAGTCAACGATACAGAAATAAATCTTCCAGATATAGATATAAAAGAATACAGAATAGACTCTGATCCAGTAGAAGCATTGGATAACAAAGATTTTGGTGTGTGCCAAGAAGCTTTGGATATGAACGAAAAATCGGGAAATCTATTCAAAAAATATAAAACAGAAGAAAATCAAGTAAAAGATTTCGGAGTTATTGAGTTGGTAACTGATAGAGAATATGATATTTTGTTGGATACTCACAAAATTGTTGCCGAAAAGAACTCAAGTTTACGAATTGTTCTTGATTACAGAGATAATGACGACAACAAGAAATTCAGAAGTTCAGTAATTGAAATCAATGCAAAAGAAAACAGTAATGTTGAATTATTTGTAATTCAAACAGAAAAAAACACAACAGCATTGGAATCAGTTATCTTGAATTTAGATGAAGAAAGTAATGTAATCCTTAGCCAATACGAATTGGGAAGTAAGGACAATTATGTCAATACAAAAGCTAATTTGAATGGGAAGCATTCTTACTTGGATATCAACAGCATTTATTTCACACATGGAGAAAACTCATTGAATATGCTTTATGAAATAAATCATTTCGGAAAAGAATCCAAATCTTCATGTATTGTAAATGGTGCATTAAAAGAATCATCTTACAAAAACTTCAAGTCAACTCTTGATTTCAAAAAAGGTTCCATGGGTTCTACAGGAACAGAAGAAGAATACGCAGTTTTATTATCAGATGATGCAAAAAGCTTGTCAGTTCCTATACTTTTAGCAGGAGAAGACGACGTAATAGGAAATCACGCAGCAAGTGCAGGTAAGATTGATCAAGACATGCTATTTTATATAATGAACCGTGCTATATCTAGAGATGTAGCAGAAAGTATGATAGTTGAAT encodes:
- the sufB gene encoding Fe-S cluster assembly protein SufB, producing the protein MAPTKKTQVDEMDRGIYDIKNKFTFRKKTEEGLTPEIVRQISKEKKEPQWMLEKRLEALEIFFNSEDPEWGPDLSVVDMDKVTTYIRPDADMSSDWNEVPDEIRDTFDKLGIQEAEKEMMLSGVGAQYDSEVVYHNIQQSLVDQGVIYTDFDTALKEHEDIVKKYFAKSITPRLHKYAALHYAVWSGGSFVYVPKGVDVKIPLQSYFRLNAPGAGQFEHTMIIVEDDSYCHFIEGCSAPKYNALNVHAGAVEIFVGENSTLRFSTIENWSRNMYNLNSKRAIIEKNGKVEWVSGSFGSAVSMLYPSSVLKGEGASSEYTGISFAGRDQNLDTGAVMIHAAPHTTSYVNSKSISKSGGISVYRGLVDIKENAYDSKSSVSCESLMLDNESRSDTIPVVKIANKHVDLGHEASIGRIDDQVIFYLMTRGIPEEEAKSMVVRGFAEPIAKELPMEYAVEMNNLINLELEGSIG
- a CDS encoding S1C family serine protease, with amino-acid sequence MDRDPYSDYNDYIRKRRDGLSERKVENMIKKEIAKNKPKIGWLKALTIFLLIYSLVMSYFVVKNMTGITETINKNGQVESSTISIKNSSVSTENAVAKKSLDSVVGITTVGVQENMFFQGRVVEGVGSGVVVSKDGYILTNAHVVQDGKAEKIDVLLTNGKKSSAKLLWYDTTLDLAVIKTDLTGLKPVEMGDSDKVQIGDKAIAIGNPLGLDLQSTLTSGYISGKDRTITLQNGLQMDGLMQTDAAINSGNSGGGLFDQEGKLIGINTAKASAEGIGFTIPINVAKSIVDNIITGGSFDGVKLGISGVDVKTFQQATGQKLSIDKGIYVVEVVKGSSAQKAGVTRGDIITKVNGKQINTMSSLKKVLLEVRPKQKGKITVYRDGSTKDLDIEFSTLEQK
- the sufC gene encoding Fe-S cluster assembly ATPase SufC, whose product is MSKNLLTIKDLSARVGDKEILKNINLNINYGEVHVIMGPNGSGKSTLANVILNNPQYETTSGDILLDGESIMDLSTDKRAKKGIFMSFQNPMEVSGISVENFIRSAKIAKTDENIGFLEFREELEDNMDILEFDHGYSSRYLNVGFSGGEKKKNEILQMLMLQPKLAILDETDSGLDVDAVRTVSKGVREFLNENNSVIVITHHKEILKEVKPDFVHVIMDGSIVKEGSSELLDQIEEKGFNWIREEVK
- a CDS encoding SufB/SufD family protein, yielding MEQIKGNRLGFKTFKYLKVNDTEINLPDIDIKEYRIDSDPVEALDNKDFGVCQEALDMNEKSGNLFKKYKTEENQVKDFGVIELVTDREYDILLDTHKIVAEKNSSLRIVLDYRDNDDNKKFRSSVIEINAKENSNVELFVIQTEKNTTALESVILNLDEESNVILSQYELGSKDNYVNTKANLNGKHSYLDINSIYFTHGENSLNMLYEINHFGKESKSSCIVNGALKESSYKNFKSTLDFKKGSMGSTGTEEEYAVLLSDDAKSLSVPILLAGEDDVIGNHAASAGKIDQDMLFYIMNRAISRDVAESMIVESKFSESLSRLDDKNLEEKLLSFIREKMSKRELDVR